The following proteins come from a genomic window of Planctomycetaceae bacterium:
- a CDS encoding DUF1559 domain-containing protein, producing the protein MYDFPPNRVFADTPWPTLLMHGVLVAICIAGFCRVLRQRAVPRKQPHLLWSLLAIAAVLMLIREFFAVERLRPAVIGYSWFGILCGVIGAVRANAATSKGVKSDSLPGSVGCVVILGLMLLVFLPVVQGVRQRPSSQQHQCRANMNHLTLGMLNYRAVSGTLPSASGLRMEDGMTSPPLSWRVAILPQIDETQLFNEYSTSQAWDSAANARLQFQRPDHYVCPAADFYADGDPNEPLLTSYIVPTGDGTIFGDPSGPALSLDEITDGTSNTVMVVEACGTDIVWTEPRDLDVTKTPLGVNLPGSHPGRSDGLLSSYHATGAHVGMADGSVPFISEHIDPQVLKKLTTANAADGPVEDW; encoded by the coding sequence ATGTACGACTTCCCACCCAATCGCGTTTTCGCCGACACGCCCTGGCCAACGCTGCTGATGCACGGGGTGCTCGTGGCGATCTGCATCGCGGGATTCTGCCGAGTTTTGCGACAGCGGGCAGTGCCGCGCAAGCAACCTCATCTGCTTTGGTCGCTTCTGGCCATCGCCGCCGTTCTGATGCTGATCCGCGAATTCTTTGCAGTGGAACGCCTTCGCCCCGCCGTCATCGGTTATTCATGGTTCGGAATCCTGTGTGGAGTCATCGGCGCGGTCCGTGCGAACGCCGCAACGTCCAAAGGAGTTAAATCCGATAGCCTGCCGGGATCCGTTGGCTGTGTCGTGATACTTGGCCTGATGCTGCTGGTTTTTCTGCCGGTAGTCCAGGGTGTAAGACAACGTCCTTCATCGCAACAGCATCAATGTCGGGCAAACATGAACCACCTGACACTGGGCATGTTGAACTACCGAGCAGTATCCGGAACCCTGCCGTCCGCGAGCGGCCTGCGAATGGAAGATGGAATGACAAGTCCTCCATTGAGTTGGCGTGTGGCAATCCTGCCGCAGATTGATGAGACGCAATTGTTCAACGAATACAGCACGTCGCAGGCATGGGACTCGGCGGCCAACGCGCGATTGCAATTCCAGCGCCCAGATCACTACGTCTGTCCGGCAGCGGATTTCTACGCCGACGGTGATCCAAATGAGCCGCTCCTCACGTCCTACATCGTCCCCACCGGCGACGGCACGATTTTTGGTGATCCCTCGGGACCGGCGTTGTCGCTGGACGAAATCACCGATGGGACGTCTAACACGGTCATGGTCGTTGAAGCCTGCGGGACGGACATCGTCTGGACGGAACCCCGCGACCTGGACGTCACGAAAACTCCGCTGGGCGTCAACTTACCTGGTTCGCACCCAGGACGATCGGACGGATTGCTTTCCAGCTACCACGCCACCGGAGCACACGTCGGGATGGCCGACGGTTCGGTCCCGTTCATCTCGGAACACATCGATCCGCAGGTTCTGAAAAAGCTGACGACCGCAAATGCCGCGGACGGACCGGTGGAAGACTGGTAG
- a CDS encoding DUF1559 domain-containing protein, with translation MYGENSCGLLSLQVCLTALDRPIAYSALREMLPTTDQEYNLAELSGVCDSLGVYHRALRWPDAAPDFTLAESTAVVPIVLPDGRRHFVAMLASRNGQVLISDTPRMPAWVSEAELRARWQWDGTALHLAASAANLARLLPRRSSFAGMKWAIPTICLLLTSVLWPRTKRSTEGASRRVAIRLRVRSNCAGGSASARRGLTAIESLVSMAVISVVLAIIVPAVQSARERSRQVQCLNNLRQIGTASLQFEAAHGFLPSYRGRRRDGERGPVKTNLSVQAQLLPFLDQRALFDQINREENGSGLGSDPPGSELNGNLLRIRVPVFLCPTDGLARNGISYRGCAGTTPGVHSTAPASDSSSNSAKMGMFVRFNGTRLSSVRDGLSQTAMFSERLAGDQDHSRFTPDRDVADVSRMPPGNWYFLLPDDVVRACRLVTSTDIRHSSFAGYTWLLGGYPQTLYNHVLAPNSPTPDCGYGYLGHGHGQGAVSARSLHRGAVNVVFGDGAARPVNDGIDLSVWRALGSVRGEEMISDF, from the coding sequence ATGTACGGCGAAAACTCCTGCGGACTGCTGAGTCTCCAGGTTTGCCTGACGGCACTTGATCGACCGATCGCCTACTCAGCGTTGCGGGAGATGCTTCCCACAACCGACCAGGAATACAATCTTGCAGAGCTTTCCGGAGTTTGTGATTCGCTCGGTGTTTACCACCGGGCGCTGCGGTGGCCGGACGCAGCTCCTGATTTCACGTTGGCAGAATCGACGGCCGTCGTCCCGATCGTCCTTCCGGACGGTCGTCGGCACTTCGTAGCAATGTTGGCATCGCGGAATGGTCAGGTGTTGATTAGTGATACGCCGAGAATGCCTGCCTGGGTATCGGAAGCGGAGCTTCGGGCGAGATGGCAGTGGGACGGGACCGCCCTTCATTTGGCCGCCAGTGCCGCAAATCTCGCTCGACTCCTGCCACGGCGGTCGTCGTTTGCCGGGATGAAATGGGCCATTCCCACGATTTGTTTGTTGCTGACGTCAGTCCTCTGGCCGCGAACAAAGCGGTCGACGGAAGGAGCGAGTCGAAGAGTAGCTATTCGCCTTCGCGTCAGATCCAACTGTGCCGGTGGTTCAGCGAGTGCGCGCCGTGGCCTGACGGCAATTGAATCGTTAGTTTCAATGGCCGTGATCAGCGTCGTTCTTGCGATCATTGTTCCGGCAGTGCAATCCGCGCGCGAACGAAGCCGGCAAGTGCAGTGTTTGAACAATCTCCGGCAGATTGGAACGGCCAGCCTGCAGTTCGAAGCGGCTCACGGGTTTCTGCCGTCCTATCGCGGCAGGCGAAGGGACGGAGAACGTGGCCCGGTGAAAACTAACCTGTCGGTGCAGGCTCAACTCCTGCCGTTCCTGGATCAACGGGCACTGTTTGACCAGATCAACAGAGAGGAGAACGGAAGCGGGCTCGGCAGTGATCCACCGGGAAGTGAATTGAACGGCAACCTGCTGAGAATCCGTGTTCCAGTCTTCCTTTGTCCGACTGACGGGCTTGCACGGAATGGCATCAGCTACCGGGGCTGCGCGGGAACAACGCCGGGCGTTCATTCGACGGCACCCGCATCGGACAGTAGCAGCAACAGCGCGAAGATGGGTATGTTCGTCCGTTTCAATGGAACTCGCCTGTCGTCTGTTCGTGACGGACTATCACAGACCGCGATGTTCAGCGAACGGCTGGCCGGTGATCAGGATCATTCCAGATTTACTCCCGACCGCGATGTCGCAGACGTCAGCAGGATGCCACCCGGGAATTGGTATTTCCTGTTGCCGGACGATGTCGTGCGAGCGTGTCGGCTGGTGACTTCAACCGACATCCGGCATTCGTCGTTTGCGGGGTACACATGGCTGCTGGGTGGGTACCCGCAGACGCTGTACAACCACGTACTTGCGCCGAACAGCCCGACTCCCGACTGTGGTTACGGTTACCTCGGCCATGGTCATGGTCAGGGCGCTGTTTCCGCTCGAAGTCTGCACCGCGGCGCAGTCAACGTTGTCTTTGGTGACGGTGCGGCGCGGCCTGTGAACGATGGTATTGATCTCTCAGTCTGGCGAGCACTTGGCAGCGTTCGCGGTGAGGAAATGATCTCCGACTTCTGA
- a CDS encoding DUF1501 domain-containing protein has product MLNLTGRGTAHTCNGTTRRDFLQAGVLGAAGLSLPQYLAAKEHGAVDPAKDNRSCIMIFNLGAPSQLDTFDMKPDAPAEVRGPFQPISTTADFQISEIFPKHAQIAEHFSLVRSVHHTGAAVHDAGWQMMQTGRQFTGGVDSPHAGAVLAYRKGRRTDLPPFVVLPETMGRGGGNLPNGQAGGFLGKAYDPFALMADPSQPNFKVPDLLPPETIGEVRLDRRRKLRDLIDETVDVFEATENAQLLDDNFKAAYRMMTSPQARDAFDLSKEPQSVRDRYGMNRFGQCCLLSRRLIEAGVRFVTINTFLTVFDEITWDIHGSKPFTSIAGMRDIVAPMYDQAYSALIGDLAERGMLGDTLVCNVAEFGRTPKVNPAGGRDHWPQCFTCYFAGGGVQGGRVVGASDPIGGVPADRPVQPADVVATIFRSVGLNLDSHLPGPAGRPFPLVDIGHRDIHELF; this is encoded by the coding sequence ATGCTTAACCTGACCGGACGCGGCACGGCACACACTTGCAATGGTACGACCAGGCGTGACTTTCTGCAGGCGGGCGTTCTGGGAGCCGCCGGGCTTTCGCTGCCGCAGTATCTGGCCGCCAAAGAACACGGAGCCGTTGATCCGGCGAAGGACAACCGCTCGTGCATCATGATTTTCAACCTGGGTGCTCCCAGCCAGCTTGACACGTTCGACATGAAGCCGGACGCACCGGCGGAAGTGCGCGGTCCGTTCCAGCCGATTTCCACCACCGCCGATTTTCAGATTTCTGAAATCTTTCCGAAGCACGCTCAGATCGCCGAACACTTTTCGCTGGTCCGATCCGTCCATCACACCGGAGCCGCCGTGCATGATGCCGGCTGGCAAATGATGCAGACCGGCCGGCAGTTCACCGGCGGTGTCGACTCGCCTCACGCCGGAGCCGTCCTGGCGTATCGCAAAGGCCGACGCACCGATCTGCCGCCGTTTGTTGTGCTGCCCGAAACCATGGGCCGAGGCGGCGGCAATCTCCCCAACGGCCAGGCCGGCGGTTTCCTCGGCAAGGCCTATGATCCGTTCGCACTGATGGCGGATCCGTCGCAGCCGAACTTCAAAGTGCCCGACCTGCTGCCACCGGAAACGATCGGCGAAGTTCGCCTGGACCGCCGTCGAAAACTGCGAGACCTGATCGACGAAACGGTCGACGTCTTCGAAGCCACCGAGAACGCTCAACTGCTGGACGACAACTTCAAGGCCGCGTATCGCATGATGACCAGCCCGCAGGCTCGCGATGCGTTCGATCTTTCGAAGGAACCGCAGTCCGTGCGAGACCGCTACGGCATGAATCGCTTCGGCCAGTGCTGCCTGCTGTCGCGGCGACTGATCGAAGCCGGTGTGCGATTTGTCACGATCAACACGTTTCTGACCGTGTTCGACGAAATTACCTGGGACATCCACGGATCAAAACCGTTCACATCCATCGCCGGCATGCGCGACATCGTGGCCCCGATGTACGACCAGGCGTATTCGGCTTTGATCGGTGATCTTGCCGAACGAGGCATGCTGGGCGACACGCTGGTCTGCAACGTGGCGGAATTCGGCCGGACTCCGAAAGTCAACCCCGCCGGAGGCCGCGACCACTGGCCTCAATGCTTCACCTGCTACTTCGCCGGCGGCGGCGTACAGGGCGGTCGAGTCGTCGGAGCCAGCGATCCGATCGGCGGAGTTCCCGCGGATCGACCCGTACAACCCGCCGATGTCGTCGCCACGATCTTCCGCAGCGTCGGCCTGAACCTCGACAGCCACCTGCCCGGCCCCGCCGGCCGCCCGTTCCCGCTGGTCGACATCGGACATCGGGATATTCATGAGCTGTTCTGA
- a CDS encoding pyridoxal-phosphate dependent enzyme, translating to MLHLTDIHAAADRIRDFVIRTPVLDFPELDEQLGARLFFKCENMQHGGAFKARGACNAVLSLTDEDAARGVVAHSSGNHAAAVARAAKLRGITARIVMPRNSRAIKIEAVRKLGVEPEFCEPDSASREAAAQKIIDATGAVPVHPFNDVNVIAGQGTASLELLEQTSQLDVIVVPVGGGGLLSGTLIAVKSVRPDIRVIAAEPALADDAFRSLSSGQIQQPTRYDTIADGLRTALGSITFPIIHEQVDEILLASEDSILAATRMLLNEAKLVVEPSGAVPLACVMQHPERFRNRRVGLIISGGNIDAAACLEVSTEPARRRL from the coding sequence ATGCTCCACCTCACTGACATCCACGCTGCCGCGGATCGTATTCGCGATTTCGTCATTCGCACGCCGGTACTGGATTTTCCCGAGCTTGATGAACAGCTTGGTGCGCGGTTGTTCTTCAAGTGCGAGAACATGCAGCACGGCGGAGCGTTCAAGGCTCGCGGTGCCTGCAATGCCGTGCTTTCGCTGACGGATGAAGACGCGGCGCGGGGAGTTGTCGCTCATTCGTCGGGCAATCATGCGGCGGCGGTGGCTCGCGCGGCGAAACTGCGAGGCATCACGGCCCGCATTGTGATGCCGCGCAACTCGCGAGCCATCAAGATCGAAGCCGTGCGGAAGCTGGGCGTCGAACCGGAATTCTGTGAGCCCGATTCCGCGTCGCGCGAAGCGGCGGCTCAGAAGATCATCGACGCGACGGGTGCTGTCCCCGTGCATCCGTTCAACGATGTCAATGTCATCGCCGGGCAGGGAACCGCGTCGCTGGAACTGCTGGAACAGACCAGTCAACTGGATGTCATCGTGGTGCCCGTCGGCGGTGGCGGTCTGTTGTCGGGAACCCTGATCGCCGTAAAGTCCGTTCGTCCGGATATCCGGGTCATCGCCGCCGAACCCGCGCTGGCAGACGATGCGTTTCGAAGTCTCAGCAGCGGACAAATCCAGCAGCCGACTCGATACGACACAATCGCCGACGGCCTGCGGACGGCGCTGGGATCAATCACGTTCCCGATCATTCACGAACAGGTTGACGAGATCCTGCTGGCGTCGGAAGACAGCATTCTTGCCGCGACCCGGATGCTGCTGAACGAAGCAAAGCTGGTGGTGGAACCGTCCGGAGCCGTCCCGCTGGCATGCGTGATGCAGCATCCGGAACGCTTTCGAAACCGGCGAGTCGGCCTGATTATTTCCGGCGGCAACATCGACGCGGCCGCGTGTCTGGAAGTGTCAACGGAGCCGGCAAGACGACGTCTGTGA
- a CDS encoding secretin N-terminal domain-containing protein, with product MSSITSGILFNRSSRRILNCGVAVLWLCLCCVCPAAKVVGQEAFAVETPAAASPQNAQPASPATAPGQNGQPPSATPGDANKSPGESKDGKKDAATGTPEAIKRPSKTEQPAQSIADEVVKEESGRIRFNLRGQPWQTVLQWLADESQLSLDWQELPGDFLNLTTTRAYTLDEARDLLNRHLLSRGYAMLLDGEILSVVKTADLNPALVRRVEPEELDSLPDHSMVKVSFDLDWLIADEAVEELKPLLSSAGKIHKLSRTNRLEIVDTAGSLRDIRNIIQSEQSDDGQEQLVRTFRLEHRRANEVIDLLYSLLGIDKEGGAGGGGGGGGMDGNMMRQMQQQMQQQMQQMQQQMQNAAGKGGGAGSREPVKTRLVLNQRENMILAQAAPDQMAIIEKAIEQIDVPGEATNSLLQNISRMKVYRLETINPQTLADLLQELGDLDPGTVLKVDDKKKSIVAWASLADHLTITTLVDRLDQSGRSFDVIPLRRLDAEYVAGTIRMLMGPEEEDDNSRSRSRNYGYYYYGMQQQEEKEDAGFRIDADLQENRLLVYANSVEMEEIKSLLQKLGELPDPNKRDDGLRVFELSPGEDPELLKRKLQQLWRRNNELKFDLPEAINNESGDDAAPEDNRRVNGGSTPVTTANGAIEDLRPITIPVTSASTASGSRRAAPSADAFFAMLADDDAAGGEFPADVPPRRNSADAPIRFSLLEDGRLMISSEDISALNDMEDLMRQVARPARNYKVFTLKYATASWVTLSLEEYFEAEAQTESSMSYDPWYGYRPTEKKVRGNHSLSRRRQPQFIYDNFTSTILVRDADARQMQTIEELIEIYDVPEPADTRSMRVTKLFKLDNAKAETVANAVKDVFRDLLSSNDKALQKNEGEQRETRVISYFDGGGGDGGDDENPIRFKGLISIGVDPNSNTLIVSSTAALMDTIEAMIEELDKAALSSASMQVVRVGPTVDIGLLHEKLSQALGTAQPQQQQPQQPGNNGQTNGQPGQGVAIGGQPAAVNGE from the coding sequence ATGTCTTCAATCACGTCCGGCATTCTGTTCAATCGTTCGTCACGGCGGATTCTGAATTGCGGCGTCGCGGTGCTTTGGCTGTGCCTGTGCTGCGTATGTCCGGCAGCGAAGGTGGTCGGGCAGGAGGCGTTTGCCGTTGAAACGCCGGCCGCGGCGAGTCCGCAGAACGCCCAGCCGGCGTCTCCGGCGACCGCACCCGGTCAGAACGGACAGCCGCCGTCAGCGACGCCGGGCGATGCGAACAAGTCCCCCGGCGAATCCAAAGACGGTAAGAAGGACGCCGCGACAGGGACTCCGGAAGCCATCAAGCGTCCGTCCAAAACAGAACAGCCGGCTCAGTCGATTGCAGATGAAGTGGTCAAAGAGGAATCCGGCCGGATTCGTTTCAATCTTCGCGGGCAGCCCTGGCAAACCGTGCTTCAATGGCTGGCCGATGAATCTCAGTTGTCGCTCGACTGGCAGGAACTTCCCGGCGACTTTCTGAACCTGACCACCACGCGCGCCTATACGCTGGACGAAGCACGTGATCTGCTGAATCGTCACCTGCTGTCTCGCGGATACGCCATGCTGCTGGACGGCGAAATTCTGAGCGTTGTGAAAACAGCCGATCTGAATCCGGCTCTGGTGCGGCGAGTCGAACCGGAAGAACTTGACAGTCTGCCGGATCATTCCATGGTGAAGGTGTCGTTTGACCTGGACTGGCTGATCGCCGACGAAGCCGTCGAAGAACTGAAGCCTTTGCTGAGCAGTGCGGGCAAGATCCACAAGCTCAGCCGCACGAACCGCCTGGAAATCGTCGACACGGCGGGCAGCCTGCGAGACATTCGCAACATCATTCAGTCCGAACAGTCCGACGACGGCCAGGAACAACTCGTCCGGACCTTTCGCCTGGAACATCGCCGAGCCAACGAAGTCATCGATCTGCTGTACAGCCTGTTGGGCATTGACAAGGAAGGCGGCGCCGGTGGCGGCGGTGGCGGCGGCGGGATGGACGGCAACATGATGCGTCAGATGCAACAGCAAATGCAGCAGCAGATGCAGCAGATGCAGCAACAGATGCAAAACGCCGCCGGCAAAGGCGGTGGTGCCGGGTCTCGTGAACCGGTCAAAACACGGCTGGTACTGAATCAGCGCGAAAACATGATTCTGGCCCAGGCCGCGCCGGATCAGATGGCAATCATCGAAAAGGCGATTGAACAGATCGACGTGCCCGGCGAAGCAACGAACTCGCTGCTGCAGAACATCAGTCGCATGAAGGTGTACCGGCTGGAAACCATCAACCCGCAGACTCTGGCCGACCTGCTGCAGGAACTCGGCGATCTCGATCCCGGCACGGTGCTGAAGGTTGACGACAAGAAGAAATCGATCGTTGCCTGGGCAAGTCTGGCGGATCACCTGACGATCACCACGCTGGTTGATCGCCTGGACCAGTCCGGCCGGTCATTTGACGTCATTCCGCTGCGGCGGCTCGACGCCGAATATGTCGCCGGCACGATTCGAATGCTGATGGGCCCGGAAGAAGAAGACGACAACAGCCGCAGCAGGTCTCGCAACTACGGCTATTACTACTATGGAATGCAGCAGCAGGAAGAAAAGGAAGACGCCGGCTTCAGGATCGACGCGGATCTGCAGGAAAATCGCCTGCTGGTGTATGCCAACAGCGTCGAAATGGAAGAAATCAAAAGCCTGCTGCAAAAGCTGGGAGAACTTCCCGATCCCAACAAGCGCGACGACGGGCTGCGCGTGTTTGAACTTTCTCCCGGCGAAGATCCGGAACTTCTGAAACGAAAGCTGCAGCAGCTTTGGCGCCGCAACAACGAACTGAAATTCGACCTGCCCGAAGCGATCAACAACGAATCCGGTGACGATGCAGCGCCGGAAGACAATCGTCGCGTCAACGGCGGTTCGACACCGGTAACCACGGCGAACGGTGCGATCGAAGACCTGCGGCCGATCACGATCCCCGTCACGTCGGCATCAACCGCATCCGGCTCCCGTCGCGCGGCGCCGTCTGCCGATGCGTTCTTTGCGATGCTGGCGGACGACGACGCGGCGGGGGGCGAGTTTCCCGCGGACGTGCCGCCCCGAAGAAATTCCGCCGACGCGCCGATCAGGTTCTCGCTGCTGGAAGACGGTCGCCTGATGATCAGCAGTGAGGACATCAGCGCATTGAACGACATGGAAGACCTGATGCGGCAGGTCGCCAGGCCAGCGCGAAACTACAAAGTCTTTACGCTGAAATATGCCACGGCGTCCTGGGTGACGCTTAGTCTGGAAGAATACTTCGAAGCGGAAGCTCAGACCGAATCGTCCATGTCGTACGATCCGTGGTACGGATATCGGCCGACGGAAAAGAAGGTCCGGGGCAACCACAGCCTGTCTCGCCGTCGTCAGCCGCAGTTCATCTACGACAATTTCACCAGCACGATTCTGGTGCGGGACGCGGACGCTCGCCAGATGCAGACCATCGAGGAACTGATAGAAATTTACGACGTCCCGGAACCAGCCGACACGCGGTCCATGCGAGTCACAAAACTGTTCAAACTGGACAACGCGAAGGCGGAAACTGTTGCGAACGCCGTCAAGGACGTCTTCCGCGACCTGCTGAGTTCCAACGACAAGGCACTGCAGAAGAACGAAGGAGAACAGCGGGAAACGCGAGTCATCTCGTACTTCGACGGCGGAGGCGGCGACGGCGGAGATGACGAAAATCCCATTCGGTTCAAAGGTCTGATTTCCATCGGCGTCGACCCCAACAGCAATACTCTGATTGTCTCATCCACGGCCGCGCTGATGGACACCATCGAAGCCATGATCGAAGAACTCGACAAGGCCGCGCTGTCGTCAGCGTCGATGCAGGTGGTCAGAGTCGGCCCGACAGTCGATATCGGACTGCTTCACGAAAAGCTGTCACAGGCCCTGGGCACGGCACAACCACAGCAGCAACAGCCGCAGCAGCCCGGCAACAATGGTCAGACGAACGGTCAGCCAGGCCAGGGCGTGGCCATCGGCGGCCAGCCGGCGGCAGTGAATGGAGAATAG
- a CDS encoding DUF1559 domain-containing protein → MYDFPPNRILADTPWPTLLMHGVLIAICAIGFWTAIRQRWKKQNRFPCWDFVLFTVGFLLVWLLSTPVENKGIILGYGGVVFLIAVVGSACGNGWFSTNPVSALFCLILLAMIALVVSPAVQSDGSPSRRTACKNNIRQLGLAFHVFHDFHGQFPSASGGLPNADRTDPPVSWRVITLPYVEHSPLFEQYDRSQPWDSAANIRFQSRRIEVLCCPSDPRNTDRGSTEQPYSYPTSYTVPTGDGTIFGDPSGPALSLDEITDGTSNTVMVVEACGTDIVWTEPRDLDVTKTPLGVNLPGSQPGQSDGLLSSYHTTGAHVGMADGSVRFMSKDIDPQVLKKLTTANAADGPVEDW, encoded by the coding sequence ATGTACGACTTCCCACCCAACCGCATTCTCGCCGACACGCCCTGGCCGACGCTGCTGATGCACGGGGTGCTGATAGCGATTTGCGCTATCGGATTCTGGACGGCCATCCGGCAGCGTTGGAAGAAGCAAAACAGGTTTCCCTGCTGGGATTTCGTGCTGTTTACCGTGGGATTTCTGCTGGTTTGGCTGCTGAGTACGCCGGTCGAAAACAAAGGCATCATCCTCGGCTACGGCGGAGTCGTGTTCTTGATTGCCGTCGTGGGTTCTGCCTGCGGAAACGGATGGTTCTCGACCAACCCGGTCTCGGCTTTGTTCTGCCTGATACTCCTGGCAATGATTGCATTGGTGGTTTCTCCGGCAGTTCAGTCTGACGGAAGCCCGAGCCGCCGAACGGCCTGCAAGAATAACATTAGGCAGCTCGGACTTGCGTTTCATGTCTTCCACGATTTCCACGGCCAGTTTCCCTCGGCGTCTGGCGGCTTACCCAATGCTGATCGGACGGATCCTCCTGTCAGTTGGCGTGTCATCACGCTGCCATATGTCGAACACTCACCGCTGTTTGAGCAATACGACCGCTCGCAGCCGTGGGATTCCGCTGCCAATATCCGATTTCAATCGCGACGAATAGAAGTGTTGTGTTGCCCGTCTGATCCGCGAAACACGGACCGCGGTTCCACAGAGCAGCCGTATTCGTACCCAACGTCCTACACCGTCCCCACCGGCGACGGCACGATTTTTGGTGATCCGTCGGGACCGGCGTTGTCGCTGGACGAAATCACCGATGGGACGTCTAACACGGTCATGGTCGTTGAAGCCTGCGGGACGGACATCGTCTGGACGGAACCCCGCGACCTGGACGTCACGAAAACTCCGCTGGGCGTCAACTTACCTGGTTCGCAGCCAGGACAATCAGACGGCTTGCTTTCCAGCTACCACACCACCGGAGCACACGTCGGGATGGCCGACGGTTCGGTCCGGTTCATGTCGAAAGACATTGATCCGCAGGTGCTGAAGAAGCTGACGACCGCAAATGCCGCGGACGGACCGGTGGAAGACTGGTAG
- a CDS encoding type II toxin-antitoxin system VapC family toxin, protein MLVLDTDHLIELDRASEAGAVLREKLEQSNQNIATTIISAEEQFRGWLAQIHGEPDPHRQIAAYERLNGRIEFFAAWNVLPWTVTAADKFTELRKSRVRIGTIDLKIASIVLANDAILLSRNVRDIDKVPGLRFEDWLS, encoded by the coding sequence ATGCTTGTGCTTGATACCGACCATCTCATTGAACTCGATCGAGCTTCCGAAGCGGGTGCCGTTCTGCGGGAAAAACTCGAACAATCCAACCAGAACATTGCCACGACCATTATATCTGCGGAAGAACAGTTCCGCGGATGGCTTGCGCAGATTCACGGTGAACCGGATCCTCACAGGCAGATTGCGGCGTACGAACGACTGAATGGCAGGATTGAATTCTTTGCGGCCTGGAATGTTCTGCCATGGACCGTGACTGCTGCCGACAAGTTCACAGAACTGCGAAAATCGCGTGTTCGAATCGGGACGATCGACCTGAAGATCGCCAGCATCGTTCTGGCAAATGACGCGATTCTGTTGTCTCGCAACGTCCGTGACATTGACAAGGTCCCGGGCCTGCGATTCGAAGACTGGCTGTCCTGA